One window of the Sparus aurata chromosome 17, fSpaAur1.1, whole genome shotgun sequence genome contains the following:
- the slc6a3 gene encoding sodium-dependent dopamine transporter, giving the protein MLTETAPVVLMSSVVAPEKPTSNTMGPKEVELILVKEQNGVQFTSTTLVAPAPTQTHPSGEEERETWGKKIDFLLSVIGFAVDLANVWRFPYLCYKNGGGAFLVPYLFFMVIAGMPLFYMELALGQYNREGAAGVWKICPIFKGVGFTVILISLYVGFYYNVIISWALFYLFSSFTSELPWVHCNNTWNSPNCSDWADNSSVGDIYKATPAQEYFERGVLHIQDSNGIDDLGRPRWQLTSCLGVVIVLLYFSLWKGVKTSGKVVWITATMPYVVLTVLLLRGVTLPGAIDGIKAYLSVDFLRLCDAKVWIEAATQICFSLGVGFGVLIAFSSYNKFSNNCYRDAIITSSINSLTSFFSGFVVFSFLGYMSHKHNVALDKVARDGAGLVFVIYPEAIATLPGSSVWAVIFFIMLLTLGIDSAMGGMESVITGLIDEFKFLHKHRELFTLFIVVSTFLISLFCVTNGGMYVFTLLDHFAAGTSILFGVLIEAIGIAWFYGVDRFSDDIEEMIGQRPGMYWRLCWKFVSPCFLLFMVCVSFATFNPPNYGSYTFPPWANMVGWCLAMSSMAMVPLYAIYKLCTLPGKFCDRLAYAITPETEHHLVDNGEVRQYTLHHWMVV; this is encoded by the exons ATGCTAACGGAGACAGCCCCCGTCGTCCTGATGTCCTCAGTTGTGGCGCCAGAAAAACCCACCTCCAACACCATGGGCCCTAAAGAG GTGGAGCTCATCCTGGTGAAGGAGCAGAATGGGGTTCAGTTCACCTCCACCACCTTAGTGGCTCCAGCCCCCACCCAGACCCACCCCagcggggaggaggagagggagacctGGGGGAAGAAAATCGACTTCCTCCTGTCCGTTATCGGGTTCGCCGTCGACCTCGCCAACGTCTGGAGATTCCCCTACCTCTGCTATAAGAACGGGGGAG GTGCGTTCCTCGTTCCATACCTGTTCTTCATGGTGATAGCAGGCATGCCTCTCTTTTACATGGAGCTGGCTCTGGGACAGTACAACAGAGAAGGGGCAGCAGGGGTCTGGAAGATCTGTCCCATCTTTAAAG GTGTCGGCTTTACAGTGATCCTCATTTCCCTCTACGTTGGCTTCTACTATAATGTCATCATCTCCTGGGCGCTGTTCTACCTCTTTTCCTCGTTCACCAGCGAGCTGCCGTGGGTCCACTGCAACAACACCTGGAACAGTCCTAACTGCTCAGACTGGGCTGACAACAGCTCAGTCGGCGACATTTACAAGGCCACCCCTGCTCAGGAGTACTTTGA ACGAGGGGTGCTCCACATCCAGGACAGTAACGGTATTGATGATCTGGGCCGCCCACGTTGGCAGCTGACATCCTGTCTAGGTGTAGTGATTGTTCTGCTCTACTTCAGTCTGTGGAAAGGAGTCAAGACTTCTGGCAAG GTTGTGTGGATCACAGCCACGATGCCCTATGTGGTCTTGACTGTGCTGCTGCTCCGAGGAGTCACTCTGCCCGGAGCCATTGATGGCATTAAGGCCTACCTCTCCGTGGACTTCCTGAGACTCTGTGACGCCAAG GTCTGGATCGAGGCAGCGACACAAATCTGTTTCTCTCTGGGCGTGGGGTTTGGTGTGCTAATCGCATTTTCCAGCTACAACAAATTCAGCAACAACTGCTACAG AGACGCCATCATCACCAGCTCCATCAATTCTTTGACCAGTTTCTTCTCTGGCTTCGTGGTCTTCTCCTTCCTCGGGTACATGTCTCACAAGCACAACGTCGCCTTGGACAAAGTTGCCAGAGACG GTGCCGGTTTGGTGTTTGTTATTTACCCAGAAGCCATTGCAACATTACCTGGATCATCAGTGTGGGCGGTTATCTTCTTCATCATGCTGTTGACACTGGGCATTGACAGTGCT ATGGGCGGGATGGAGTCAGTGATCACGGGGCTGATCGACGAGTTCAAATTCCTCCACAAGCACAGAGAGCTGTTCACACTCTTCATCGTTGTTTCGACCTTCCTCATATCCCTCTTCTGTGTTACAAAT GGTGGGATGTATGTGTTCACCCTGCTCGACCACTTTGCGGCAGGAACATCGATACTCTTTGGAGTGCTTATTGAAGCCATCGGCATCGCATGGTTCTATG GAGTGGACCGATTCAGTGACGACATTGAGGAGATGATTGGCCAGCGACCAGGAATGTACTGGAGGCTGTGCTGGAAGTTTGTCAGCCCCTGCTTCCTCCTG TTtatggtgtgtgtgagcttcGCCACATTTAACCCACCGAACTACGGCTCCTACACGTTTCCTCCATGGGCTAACATGGTCGGATGGTGTCTAGCCATGTCCTCAATGGCCATGGTGCCTCTGTACGCCATCTACAAGCTCTGCACGCTGCCTGGAAAGTTTTGTGAC AGACTGGCTTATGCCATCACCCCCGAAACAGAGCATCATTTGGTGGACAATGGGGAGGTCCGGCAGTACACA CTGCATCACTGGATGGTTGtctga